From the genome of Pan troglodytes isolate AG18354 chromosome 16, NHGRI_mPanTro3-v2.0_pri, whole genome shotgun sequence:
CACCTACATCATAGGGGCATTTTCTCCCTTCCCATATCCTCTGCACAAAGACTACTGTGCATTAGTGATCACTAGGGAGTGCTTCTCTTTTCAGGCCAGAGATCCTGTGGCCCTCTGACTTTCCTGAATCTCAGCACCCTGCATTTTCTGGCCAGTTAACTCGGCATTCTGTCTACACTTGAGGAGCTGGTAGAGTGGTTTTTAAATGCTCTCATTTAATAGAAGAATAACATAGACTAAGTTCAACAATGCCAAACTTTCTAGACCTGCAGCAGGTCAGGAATTTTACTGCTCTACCATTTCAGACCAACAGTCATGTCAGCTACATTAACATTCACTTTAACCTTATAGTCGAAATAATACTTAACAATATTTTTAACCAGTACAATAATGTGACTTCATAGCTTCTGAGAATtcagtttccttccctttcctcatcATACATATTATATTGTACAAATCCATATTCAGCctgatatttttcaaatgtttttacttttgtacataaaacatcaaatttatgcTACTATCCAAAGAATAATGGATGAGTATTTTGAATGAAACACTTCCAATGTattcaattatttcattaaaaaattatctctctcacacacacactatatgtcTAGTTGTCTACTAAGCATAAGAAGTATAAAGATCACTTCTTTTCTTTGGAGCTCACAGTATGGTGAAGGGGACAGATATGACAACAAATAATTTGATACGTAAGACAACATGATAAGCACATCAATGGCCAAGGCCACTCAGACAAGGGAAGGAACACTCACTCTGCTTGGGAAAGTAGCAGAGGACTTCACAGAAGAGGTGATGCTAGGGCTGAGTCTTCAAGGGAAAACAGTCTTCTAGATGAACAAAAGAAAGAGCATTTCAGACAGAGAGAAATGCATGCTTACTATGTGCAAAGGGCAGAAGCCTGCAGTGCTCAGTCAGTGTTACAGGAGAATACAAGAGTTGGGAGAGAAGAGGCTAGAAAAAGTAGATGAGGAGACCTCTCTTAAGGGGCTTTGTATACAACAGAAGCCATCTGTTTACTACCCAAGAGGCTCTGAACAGCCACTGGAAGACCTTAGTCAGGGGTGCTGCATGATTAGATTCGTGTTTTCTAACATCAGTTTGACTGCAGCTTGAGAAATAAACTGGAAGAGGCAAGATGGAAGCCAAGGGAAGCAGGTGTGACACTCTCACCTAGTCCAGCTTAGAAATGCTAAAAGGCTGGACAAAAGGAGTGACAGGAGAGAACAGATTTAAGAGGCATTTCAGAGGCAAAATCAACAAGACCTGGTGACAGGATGGACATGGGGTGTGAGTAAGAGAGCCATGTCTATTAAGACTCCTGGGTTTCTGGAGATGACCAAATCCTCCCCACAACAAAATTATTGCTCCCTAGCTGTGTTGCCATCCGCCAACTTTCAACCCACAGCAAATTTCATTTCCAAAGCAGAAACCATGAGTaaacagaaataatttctaaCTTATAAGATACTAGATCTTAAACTCATCAAGGGCTGATACATGCAGTAATAGTAACCAATCAGTGGAGTGAAAGTATTTAAATCATAAAAGGTTTCCCTCCACTAACCACCAAAAGCTACAAAGTGTCCAACATAAAATTCTAGAGTGGGTAAAGGAAGTCATGATGAAGTGAGATAATATTCTTAGGGAATTCTGTATCCAAAGCAAATACcaacaaataaattaatagtcCTCAAGTCTCCATGTGCCTGCCAGGACAGACCAGGTCATGACAGGCATAATGAAATACAGTGCCCACTCCCGCGAGTTTACCTTCCTCTCGCACTCAGTCGGAGCACAGTTCCTCataaatatttaacttaaatTGCAAAGTAGACAGATCAACTTGTCACATTAACACCAGGAAGTTAAGCTGAAAATCACAGGCTGATAGCctccattttaattaatattctaCTATTCACACTTCTATTGGTTTTTAAAGATGGTTTTATATAAGGTATTtcataattacaattttaaaatgcagtctGTATTCACATTAATGAACAATTTCAACTAGTTTTTGACAAGGGAAAAATACACATACTTTGCTTTACTCTCATATAAAACACTGATTATTTGGCTGTAGTAATCCAGACTTAAGATGTTGACGAGTCTTCGTAAAGGACTTCATCTACCTTGATGTCGTTTTCATTCACTGGGACCTGGAGGCAAATCTGTTCTTTGAAAGCCAACGCCAGGGTGTAGGGCTTCACTTCCTGATGCTGCAAACAGCGCTTCAGATAGGCATCATAGTAGCCCTTGCCCCTCCCCAGTCGGTTGCCATGTTTGTCAAACCCAAGGCCTGGCATGAAGATGAGATCAAGTCCCCCTGCGGAAAAGAGGAACAAATTTAAGAGGATTAATTGTTTCTGAAAGATCATTTCaggatgtgttttttgttttgtaatgacATCAATTCTTTCTCTGATTTCTAAAAACAATGTGTGACCATTAATATCCAAAAAGCACAGAGTtggacaaaaaaggaaataaaacttacTCAGCAACTTAGTTAAGTCTCTTATTCATCCTCAACAGATCTTTTACATGTATCTGTACAAAAGTGCCAGATTCCCAGGCCTCATTCATAACTAGTTAAATAAAGAGAATCTCCAGAGATAGGGCCCTCTTTTTTCTAGCGTCCTGGTGATTCTCCATACCTGTCAGGTTTGGAAATCAATGCCCCAGGATAATGACAGTTGGAGGGTGGGAGACAGTCAAGGAGGAGCCATAAAggacaaagctgtttctcagggTCAGTGAGCAGAAAGAGAGTCCACTGTCAGGCATACCAAGCAGTTCAGACAGGCTACTCCCTCCTCATTTCCCCTCCCATTGAAGAGGCAAGGCCAGGCTGCCGGGCTTCCCCAGACTTATGTGAGAGCAGGCTTTGACCTACTCAGGGAAAGGTACAAGATGGGGACCCACAACTAGTCCTCTGGCTAGAACCCTCTCAAGTAACACGAAGACCAGAACTGGCTATGACATTATCAGGACAGAATGCTGGAGCTCAGGGTGGGAGGCAGGGTCCTGGAGGCTATAAAAACCCAACTGCAGTAAGGGTGTGTGGGGATTCCCATGAAGATGGCAATGAAGGTCACTAGGTGAAGGACCTCCATGAGGGAATGGTACTCCAGCCTCTGGCAAGAAACATGGGGTAACAGTGTCAGCATAAGAGCCGCATTACATGTCAAACCCAGTAGTCTGCCCTGTAGCCTCCTTATACTGAGTCTTGGCCTCCTGACAGCTGTCCTGGGGGCTTCTGGGTGACCTATAGCTTAGTTGTGGACTAACCATTCATATAGCATTTGCTGGCAAGATATACCAGGGTTGGAAGCCATGAATTCTCCAGAACGGCGTGTTCAGAGTAGAGAAGATCAGACTGCCAACATGGCTAGCCCCCACTATCAGCAGATATTCTGACTACCTGAAGAACTGTGAGGTGAACTCAGCTTCTCTCTGGCTCCCAGCATACACCTGGTCACCCCTGCCTGCCAAAATCCAGCAAAGCATGCCTCAGATTACAGTAATGACCTTCCCCTGTAAACCTGCTTGTCTATTCCAATCCCAACTTGCTAAAAAGGTCCTGGTCACTGACCTCTGTCTTTCCTCCCTGTCCCTGTCCAGCTCATTTGTCCCTCTTGGGATTGACAGTGGACTGTGAATTTGGACTTTACTCCCTCGTGTCCTCTTTCTGTTGCCAGAGCACCATCAGGCTTGAAGTTCAGTTCTGTCTTCTATACCTAGAACACACAATGCGCAAACCTTTCTAAGGATTCCTGCCTCTTTACAGTATGGCAAGGTGCTCTGTAAGGTCCTCTGGAGGACACACAGTCTCTTCCCTTCATGAAATGGCAGTTCAGTTAGTACAAAATATAACCGCATGTAATATCCATTCCAATGCAGGGCAGCAGTCTCTGCCAAATGCCCCAAAAGCAACAGGGACAAATACTAGGGACCCCAGCAGGGGGAGAGCAAACGCTGGGTGGTCAGGGAAGAATTCACGGAAAACTCAACTTGACCTGGATTTTTAAGATGTGTCAGAGTTGGGTCTAAGTATCTTTCAGAAACCAAAAGAAGGGTGGCAAGAGCTGAGTGAGGGAGTAGGGAGTGGGGAGCAGGTTACTTGCTTGGACAGAAGGATCAACCTGAGGAGTAGCAGAAGACATGAGTGCAGAGTTCACCAGGTACAGGCATGGAGATTTGGGGTCAAAGGCACAGAGACCCCCTAGAACACAACagcaaaaaaccaaataacccaattaaaaactgAGCAAAAGACTTAAAcaggatgggcacggtggctcatgcttgcaatcccagcactttgggaggcagaggcgggcagatcatgaggtcaggagatagagatcatcctggctaacacggtgaaatcccgtctctactaaaaacacaaaatattagccaggcatggtggagggcgcctgtagtcccagctactcaggaggctgagacaggagaatggtgtgaacccgggaggcggagctattgtgccactgcactccagccttggcgacagagtgagactccgtctcaaaaaaaacaaaaagacttaaACAGACATTtgtccaaagaagacatacaaatggccaacaggcatatgaaaatatactcaacatcactgatcatcagggaaatacaaatcaaaacttcaATGAAATACCACCCCACATTCATGAGGATGTCCAAtatccaaaaaatagaaaaccacaaatgttggcaaagatgtggagaaattagaacccttgtacactgctggtggggatgtaaaataaTGCAGCCATTAAAGAAAAGAGTATATGGGTTCCTCaacaaattaaaagtagaactaccatatggcccagcaatcccacttctgggtatttatccaaaaggaTTGAAGTCAGGGtcttaaagagatatttgcactcccacgTTCAACGCACCATTATTCCCAAGTGCCAAGATACGGAAACAAGTATGCATCGATGGATGAACGAAC
Proteins encoded in this window:
- the MTHFS gene encoding 5-formyltetrahydrofolate cyclo-ligase isoform X5; amino-acid sequence: MQDEIETEEIIKDIFQRGKICFIPRYQFQSNHMDMVRIESPEEISLLPKTSWNIPQPGEGDVREEALSTGGLDLIFMPGLGFDKHGNRLGRGKGYYDAYLKRCLQHQEVKPYTLALAFKEQICLQVPVNENDIKVDEVLYEDSSTS